A genomic stretch from Vibrio neptunius includes:
- a CDS encoding glycoside hydrolase family 9 protein, producing MLLLTNHIGYESLGPKQAILMADGPNLPSFTALLVCAVNHQTVASLDVEIGTRVANWHQGYFFRIDFSNVKTLGRYYLKYNSCQSSIFSIEQDLLFTSTLSDVLHYFKSQRSSGIYDRRDQNIPLLNSSQTVDVRGGWYDASGDVSKYLSHLSYANYLNPQQIPMVVWNILKGLKLCSTNAKLAGFTQLRLKEEALFGADFLVRMQHESGFFYTTIFDKWSKDPEQREICSYATQDGHKSDDFQAGFRQGGGIAIAALAAAARLDTHGDFTTQQYLNAAESGYHHLKELNCHYLNDGEENIIDEYCALMACAELYQTTQKHFYLEESRYWAARLTQRQQSDALIQNFWSANKDGSRPYYHAAEAGLPVIALCLYLEIEDDSQRRQSTVDTITYACQFELTVSTKVANPFGYPRQYVKGVNQVKQDAFFIAQDNESGYWWQGENARLASLSAMAYLAQRHLCDAEQKNKLNQFAQNALNWILGLNPYDMCMLDGHGRNNPDYLPHLGFFNAKGGICNGITAGFDDSDDIAFNPTGQKDDMLQNWRWGEQWIPHSAWYLLAIMAQQAHFSRVEEH from the coding sequence ATGCTGCTACTTACGAACCATATTGGTTATGAATCCCTGGGACCAAAACAGGCTATTCTGATGGCAGATGGACCCAACCTACCCTCTTTCACTGCCCTTTTGGTCTGTGCAGTTAACCATCAGACTGTTGCGTCACTGGATGTTGAGATTGGGACTCGAGTGGCAAATTGGCACCAGGGGTATTTTTTTCGCATTGATTTTTCCAACGTGAAAACACTAGGGCGCTACTACCTCAAATACAATAGTTGTCAGTCCTCTATTTTTTCGATCGAACAAGATCTGCTCTTCACCTCCACACTGTCTGACGTACTGCACTATTTTAAATCCCAACGCAGCAGCGGCATCTATGATCGTCGGGATCAAAACATACCGCTATTAAACAGCAGTCAAACTGTCGACGTTCGTGGCGGCTGGTACGATGCCTCTGGTGACGTCAGCAAATATTTAAGTCATCTCTCTTATGCCAACTATCTGAACCCACAACAAATTCCAATGGTGGTGTGGAATATACTCAAAGGTCTTAAGTTATGCAGTACCAACGCAAAGCTGGCAGGCTTCACTCAGTTACGTCTCAAAGAAGAGGCCTTATTTGGTGCCGATTTTCTGGTCCGGATGCAGCACGAATCGGGATTTTTCTATACCACAATCTTTGATAAGTGGTCGAAAGACCCAGAGCAGCGTGAGATATGCTCTTACGCAACGCAAGACGGCCACAAATCAGACGACTTTCAGGCCGGCTTTCGTCAAGGTGGTGGCATAGCCATAGCAGCATTAGCGGCAGCAGCACGTTTGGATACCCATGGCGACTTTACCACGCAGCAATACCTGAATGCTGCTGAATCCGGTTACCACCACCTGAAAGAACTCAATTGTCACTACCTCAATGATGGCGAAGAAAACATTATTGATGAGTATTGCGCACTGATGGCCTGCGCAGAACTGTACCAAACAACGCAAAAGCATTTCTATCTTGAAGAAAGCCGATACTGGGCGGCACGTTTAACGCAGCGACAGCAGTCAGATGCACTTATCCAGAATTTCTGGTCAGCGAATAAGGACGGCTCACGCCCTTATTATCATGCGGCGGAAGCTGGCTTACCTGTCATTGCTCTATGCCTGTATTTAGAGATCGAAGATGACTCACAACGACGCCAATCAACAGTCGATACCATCACGTATGCCTGTCAATTTGAACTGACGGTTTCCACTAAAGTCGCCAACCCTTTTGGCTATCCACGTCAGTATGTAAAAGGCGTTAATCAAGTAAAACAGGACGCTTTCTTCATCGCTCAGGATAATGAGAGTGGCTATTGGTGGCAGGGAGAAAATGCCCGTTTAGCGTCATTGTCTGCAATGGCGTACCTCGCTCAGCGGCATCTATGCGACGCTGAGCAAAAAAACAAGCTCAACCAGTTTGCCCAAAATGCTCTCAATTGGATTCTCGGCCTTAACCCGTATGACATGTGCATGTTAGATGGGCACGGACGCAACAATCCCGACTATTTACCACACCTTGGTTTTTTTAATGCCAAAGGAGGGATTTGTAACGGCATAACGGCAGGCTTCGACGATTCAGACGATATTGCATTTAACCCAACCGGACAAAAAGACGACATGCTACAAAACTGGCGCTGGGGCGAGCAATGGATTCCCCATAGTGCATGGTATTTACTTGCCATCATGGCTCAGCAAGCTCATTTCAGTCGCGTAGAGGAGCACTAA
- a CDS encoding ABC transporter ATP-binding protein, which produces MSKEFGELLVEGKNLVKDFPINSNALQQPMMRAINDVSFKMYKSRGLSVVGESGSGKSTTAKMIAKMYAPTSGTIEYKGRDIQSIGSRSDLMAYREGVQMVWQDPFGSLNPTHNIFHHIARPLLIHKKVKPGNKKELEERVYDLLEQVGLIPPKETAQKFPHQLSGGQRQRVNLARNIAVGAEVVLADEPTSMLDVSIRAGVLNLMEEMKFEKQMSLLYITHDIATARYIAEDLAVMYVGHMVEWGDTEEIIHTPQHPYTQLLVSAVPDPSKSIHEQLKGKKGEIPLWTPNSLGCPFAGRCQHATNQCREQLPEVTQLSDNHFVRCYLYQS; this is translated from the coding sequence ATGAGCAAAGAATTTGGTGAACTACTAGTGGAAGGGAAAAATCTCGTTAAAGACTTTCCTATTAACAGTAATGCGCTGCAGCAACCCATGATGCGCGCGATAAACGACGTATCGTTTAAAATGTACAAAAGTCGCGGCTTGTCAGTGGTTGGCGAGTCAGGCTCAGGCAAATCGACCACTGCCAAGATGATCGCAAAGATGTATGCCCCAACCAGCGGCACCATTGAATATAAGGGGCGTGATATCCAGAGCATTGGTTCTCGTTCTGATCTAATGGCCTATCGCGAAGGCGTGCAAATGGTCTGGCAAGACCCCTTTGGATCTCTAAACCCAACCCATAATATTTTCCATCATATTGCCCGTCCATTGCTGATCCATAAAAAGGTCAAACCGGGGAATAAGAAGGAATTGGAAGAACGTGTTTACGACTTGCTTGAGCAAGTAGGACTCATTCCGCCTAAGGAAACCGCGCAAAAATTCCCGCACCAACTTTCCGGCGGTCAACGCCAAAGGGTCAACCTAGCGCGTAATATTGCTGTTGGCGCTGAGGTAGTACTCGCGGATGAACCAACATCCATGTTGGATGTCTCGATTCGCGCGGGCGTCCTTAACTTGATGGAAGAGATGAAGTTTGAAAAACAGATGTCACTGCTCTATATCACTCATGACATCGCAACCGCGCGCTACATCGCAGAAGATCTTGCCGTAATGTACGTCGGTCACATGGTCGAATGGGGAGATACAGAAGAGATCATTCACACCCCCCAACATCCATACACTCAATTACTGGTTTCCGCTGTGCCGGATCCAAGCAAGTCGATCCATGAACAGCTTAAAGGCAAGAAAGGTGAGATCCCTCTTTGGACACCTAACTCCCTAGGCTGCCCGTTTGCTGGACGTTGTCAGCATGCAACCAATCAATGCCGAGAACAATTGCCAGAAGTCACTCAACTGTCAGACAACCACTTTGTACGTTGTTACTTATATCAAAGCTAA
- a CDS encoding ABC transporter ATP-binding protein, with product MTAPLISIRNLCVDYITAAGDVRACNNVSFDIAPGEVFGLAGESGCGKSTVAFSLMRLHKPPAFITGGQVIFNGENILNYSDERMQAFRWSEMSMVFQSAMNALNPVLTMEEQFCDVIMRHTNMTREQARKRAEGLLEIVDIHPSRLTDYPHQFSGGMRQRLVIAIALALNPKMIIMDEPTTALDVVVQREILQKIYALKEEFGFSILFITHDLSLMVEFSDRIGIMYSGELIEVAPSKQILESPYHPYTKGLGSSFPPLTGPKTKLTGIPGNPLNLLEIPQGCRFQARCDRVHEACTKIPTQLKQIEPSRFSNCHLYGEPIAQVKL from the coding sequence ATGACAGCCCCACTCATTTCTATCCGTAACTTATGTGTTGATTACATTACAGCAGCGGGCGACGTGCGCGCCTGTAACAATGTCAGCTTTGATATCGCTCCAGGTGAAGTCTTTGGCTTAGCGGGCGAATCAGGCTGCGGAAAATCAACGGTCGCGTTCTCGTTAATGCGATTGCACAAGCCGCCTGCATTTATTACCGGGGGCCAAGTCATCTTCAATGGCGAAAACATCCTCAACTACAGCGATGAAAGAATGCAAGCCTTTCGCTGGAGCGAAATGTCAATGGTATTTCAGAGTGCGATGAATGCGCTGAACCCCGTTCTAACTATGGAAGAGCAATTTTGCGACGTGATTATGCGTCATACCAACATGACGCGTGAACAAGCACGTAAACGCGCAGAAGGGTTACTGGAGATCGTAGACATTCATCCAAGCCGTTTGACTGACTACCCTCACCAGTTTTCTGGTGGAATGCGCCAGCGTTTGGTTATCGCCATTGCCCTCGCACTCAATCCTAAAATGATCATTATGGATGAACCCACCACTGCTTTAGATGTTGTGGTACAACGCGAGATTCTTCAGAAGATCTACGCTCTGAAAGAAGAATTTGGTTTCTCTATCTTGTTCATTACCCACGATCTCTCGCTGATGGTCGAATTCTCAGATCGCATCGGCATTATGTACTCCGGTGAATTGATCGAAGTGGCGCCATCGAAGCAAATTTTAGAAAGCCCTTACCACCCGTACACCAAAGGGCTGGGAAGCTCTTTTCCTCCACTCACTGGTCCTAAAACCAAGTTGACTGGTATCCCTGGCAACCCACTCAACCTGCTGGAAATTCCACAAGGTTGTCGATTCCAAGCACGATGCGATCGTGTCCACGAAGCCTGTACCAAGATACCAACTCAACTGAAACAAATAGAACCAAGTCGTTTCTCAAACTGCCACCTCTATGGTGAGCCAATAGCCCAAGTCAAACTCTAG
- a CDS encoding ABC transporter permease yields the protein MKGFIKLIIGNPIALIGSIIIGIFLFIALAAPLLSKHAPDKRTGNPHEYPAFIVKSAQANPDGWVAENLATDRRTLLMSKKADHTLGTTRMGRDVWSQFVHGARVSLAVGFGAGITVCFLATVIGISAGYFGGRIDDFLTAAMNIMLVIPQYPLLFVLAAFIGEAGPLTIAVIIGLTAWAWGARVIRSQTLALREKEFVKAAEVLGESSWRIIFVEILPNLIPIVGASFIGSVMYAIMMEATISFLGLGDPNTVSWGIMLYNVQTSSSMLIGAWWELFAPCAALVLLVTGLALLNFAVDEIANPQLRSHKGMKRWKKLAQQDKKEREPELAPQNALWSGDK from the coding sequence ATGAAGGGATTCATCAAACTCATCATAGGTAACCCAATCGCTTTGATTGGTAGCATCATCATCGGCATCTTCTTGTTTATTGCGCTTGCAGCACCTCTGCTCAGTAAACACGCACCGGACAAACGTACAGGTAACCCACACGAGTACCCAGCTTTCATCGTGAAATCAGCGCAAGCCAACCCAGACGGCTGGGTGGCAGAAAACCTAGCAACAGACCGCCGCACGCTGTTGATGTCGAAAAAAGCCGATCACACACTTGGCACCACCCGCATGGGACGCGATGTCTGGTCGCAGTTTGTCCACGGTGCTCGTGTATCACTTGCCGTCGGTTTTGGTGCTGGTATTACTGTGTGCTTTCTAGCTACTGTGATCGGCATTTCAGCGGGTTATTTCGGTGGTCGCATCGATGACTTTTTAACCGCAGCAATGAACATCATGTTGGTTATTCCACAGTACCCTCTACTCTTCGTATTGGCCGCGTTCATTGGCGAGGCCGGACCATTAACCATCGCCGTGATCATTGGCCTAACTGCTTGGGCCTGGGGCGCTCGGGTCATTCGCTCACAAACTTTAGCTCTACGTGAGAAAGAGTTCGTTAAAGCCGCAGAAGTACTCGGCGAATCATCTTGGCGCATCATCTTTGTCGAGATCCTACCGAACTTAATCCCAATTGTTGGCGCAAGTTTCATTGGTTCAGTGATGTACGCCATCATGATGGAAGCGACCATTTCCTTCCTTGGCTTAGGTGACCCTAATACCGTTAGCTGGGGCATCATGCTGTACAACGTTCAAACTTCATCCTCAATGCTTATTGGCGCTTGGTGGGAACTGTTTGCACCCTGTGCGGCCCTTGTCTTACTTGTGACTGGATTGGCATTGCTTAACTTCGCTGTAGACGAAATTGCTAACCCGCAGCTGCGCTCGCACAAAGGGATGAAGCGTTGGAAAAAACTAGCCCAGCAAGACAAAAAAGAACGTGAGCCAGAACTGGCACCACAAAATGCACTTTGGAGCGGAGATAAATAA
- a CDS encoding ABC transporter permease: MGYFLRRLSFYFVALLVAATLNFIIPRAMPGDPVTMMFANASVQVTPERIAAMKELLGFVDGGLFVQYVAYMKNILSWELGTSIQFYPLAVNDLLGSAFGWSLFLAGTAVILSFSIGSILGIYAAWKRGSKYDAFITPGMLIIQAVPQVVIAMIAMFIFAIGLKWFPTGYAYTAGTSPDWTSWAFIKDVAYHAVLPLFCASVVQIGGFLVNMRNNMINLLAEDYITMAKGKGLSENRVVFNYAARNALLPSVTALSMALGMAIGGQLIIEIIFNYPGLGSVLFNAIKARDYQVLQGQLLIMTLFMLFFNLLADMLYVVLDPRLRKGGK, from the coding sequence ATGGGTTATTTTTTAAGACGTTTGTCATTTTACTTTGTCGCACTTTTAGTAGCCGCGACACTTAATTTTATTATTCCACGGGCAATGCCGGGCGATCCGGTCACCATGATGTTTGCTAACGCATCTGTCCAAGTGACGCCTGAGCGCATTGCCGCAATGAAAGAACTGCTGGGTTTTGTTGATGGTGGACTCTTTGTCCAGTACGTCGCCTACATGAAAAACATACTCAGTTGGGAACTGGGGACTTCCATACAGTTTTACCCACTCGCCGTTAATGACTTGCTAGGTAGCGCATTTGGCTGGTCACTGTTTCTGGCGGGCACAGCGGTCATTCTGTCTTTTTCTATCGGCTCTATTCTCGGTATCTACGCGGCTTGGAAGCGCGGTAGCAAGTACGACGCATTCATTACACCGGGCATGCTGATCATTCAAGCCGTACCACAAGTCGTCATTGCTATGATTGCCATGTTCATATTTGCGATTGGCTTGAAGTGGTTCCCGACTGGCTATGCGTATACCGCCGGCACTTCTCCAGACTGGACGAGTTGGGCATTCATTAAAGATGTGGCTTATCACGCTGTCCTTCCTCTTTTCTGTGCATCTGTTGTTCAGATCGGTGGCTTCCTTGTCAATATGCGCAACAACATGATTAACCTGCTAGCAGAAGACTACATCACAATGGCCAAAGGCAAAGGCTTGAGTGAGAACCGTGTGGTCTTCAATTACGCAGCACGAAATGCTTTATTGCCTAGTGTAACCGCCTTATCCATGGCGCTAGGTATGGCGATTGGTGGTCAGTTGATCATCGAAATCATCTTCAACTACCCAGGTTTAGGTTCAGTACTTTTCAATGCGATTAAAGCTCGTGACTATCAAGTTCTTCAGGGCCAGCTACTGATCATGACGCTATTCATGCTGTTCTTTAACTTATTGGCTGACATGCTTTATGTCGTTCTTGACCCTCGCCTACGTAAGGGAGGCAAATAA
- a CDS encoding ABC transporter substrate-binding protein, giving the protein MLANIKRTTLATAIFAVATTGFTSVATAAERSELTVHPKEFTTFVRNFNPYLGATNLHTTTDFLYEPLVVFNEMHGNTPVFRLAESFKMSDDLMSVTFDIRKGVKWSDGETFDANDVVYSFNLVKEKPELDQSGINSWVAGVEKLNDYQVKFRLTESNSNVPYEIAKVPVVPEHIWKDVKNPATFTNENPVGSGPFTEIDTFTAQLYIQCRNPNYWDADNLEVDCLRVPQIANNDQFLGKVVNGEMDWTSSFIPDIDRTYAASSPSHQYWYPPAGTQAFVINFKNPDAAKHEALNNVDFRRAFSMALDRQTIIDIAYYGGGTVNDFASGLGYAFEAWSDENVHNKYKAYNTYNVRGAKALLDKAGFKDVNKDGFVDTPSGKSFELLIQSPNGWTDFNNTVQLAVEQLAEVGIKAKARTPDFSVYNQAMLEGSYDVSYTNYFHGADPYTYWNSAYNSALQSGDGMPRFAMHFYKNDQLDGLLNSFYKTADKNEQLEIAHGIQQIIAADQVTVPVMSGAYMYQYNTTRFTGWWNKDNPKGRPNIWAGIPERLLHVLDLKPVQ; this is encoded by the coding sequence ATGCTTGCCAATATTAAAAGAACAACGCTAGCAACAGCAATTTTTGCAGTAGCGACAACAGGATTTACTTCTGTCGCTACCGCCGCTGAACGCAGTGAACTAACAGTACACCCTAAAGAATTCACCACTTTTGTACGCAATTTTAACCCGTATTTAGGAGCCACGAACCTTCACACAACAACAGACTTCTTATACGAGCCTCTTGTTGTGTTTAACGAAATGCATGGTAACACTCCTGTATTCCGTTTGGCTGAAAGCTTCAAAATGTCTGATGACCTAATGAGCGTTACTTTCGATATTCGTAAAGGCGTGAAATGGTCAGATGGCGAAACCTTTGATGCTAACGACGTTGTTTACTCTTTTAACCTAGTAAAAGAGAAGCCAGAGCTGGACCAAAGTGGTATCAACTCTTGGGTAGCTGGTGTTGAAAAACTGAATGACTACCAAGTCAAATTCCGCCTAACTGAGTCGAACTCTAACGTTCCTTACGAAATTGCTAAGGTGCCAGTTGTTCCTGAGCATATTTGGAAGGATGTTAAAAACCCAGCGACCTTCACGAACGAAAACCCGGTAGGTTCAGGCCCATTCACTGAAATCGATACCTTTACTGCGCAACTCTACATTCAGTGTCGTAACCCGAATTACTGGGATGCAGACAACTTGGAAGTGGATTGTCTTCGGGTCCCTCAAATCGCCAACAATGATCAGTTCCTTGGAAAAGTGGTTAACGGCGAAATGGATTGGACGTCGTCTTTTATTCCAGATATTGACCGCACGTACGCAGCGTCAAGCCCTAGCCACCAATACTGGTATCCACCAGCGGGTACTCAGGCATTCGTCATCAACTTCAAGAACCCAGATGCAGCTAAGCATGAAGCCTTGAACAATGTTGATTTCCGTCGCGCGTTCTCTATGGCACTGGATCGTCAAACCATCATTGATATCGCTTACTACGGTGGCGGTACAGTGAACGACTTTGCTTCAGGCCTTGGTTATGCATTTGAAGCTTGGTCTGACGAGAATGTTCACAATAAGTACAAAGCGTACAACACTTACAATGTCAGGGGTGCAAAAGCACTGCTAGACAAAGCAGGCTTTAAAGATGTCAACAAAGATGGCTTTGTAGACACGCCGTCAGGTAAATCATTTGAGCTCTTGATTCAATCACCAAACGGTTGGACAGACTTCAACAATACTGTTCAGCTAGCGGTAGAACAGCTCGCTGAAGTGGGCATCAAAGCCAAAGCTCGTACACCGGATTTCTCTGTGTATAACCAAGCCATGCTGGAAGGTAGCTACGATGTCTCGTACACCAACTACTTCCATGGTGCAGATCCCTACACTTACTGGAACAGTGCTTACAACTCAGCATTGCAATCTGGTGATGGCATGCCTCGCTTTGCCATGCACTTCTACAAAAATGATCAGCTAGATGGCCTACTTAACAGCTTCTACAAAACAGCGGATAAAAACGAGCAGCTAGAAATTGCTCACGGCATCCAGCAAATCATTGCCGCAGATCAAGTAACTGTACCTGTCATGTCTGGTGCTTACATGTATCAATACAACACAACTCGCTTCACTGGTTGGTGGAATAAAGACAATCCCAAGGGCCGTCCAAACATTTGGGCTGGTATTCCTGAGCGTCTACTTCACGTTCTGGACCTAAAACCAGTTCAGTAA